Proteins co-encoded in one Chroococcidiopsis sp. TS-821 genomic window:
- a CDS encoding ABC exporter membrane fusion protein, with protein MALGLFFKRANRKLIGLIVVATLISGGIAYYGISQFGQRKTPQPTTTVPTVKKVTALGRIEPEGEVIRLSAPLALDGDRISQILVQEGDRVQAGQVVAILDSRNRLQDALQQAQQQVKVTQARLAQVKAGAKQGEIQAQQATITRLEAELAGEIASQNAAIARRRSEVRNANAEYNRFQQLYQQGAVAASSLDSKRLVAETAQAQLDEAQQTQSKTIESLQAQLQEARATLNQISEVRPVDIQAAQSEVEEAIIAVNRARTDLAQAYIKAPKSGQILKIHSRVGEKISDLGIADLAQTDTMLVIAEIYQTDINKVKRGQTATVTGEAINGELQGVVSHVGLQVDRQNVFSNQPGENLDRRVVEVKIRLNPTDSQRVAGLTNLQVQTAIDL; from the coding sequence ATGGCGCTGGGGCTATTCTTTAAACGAGCCAATCGCAAGTTAATCGGCTTAATTGTTGTCGCAACGCTGATTAGTGGAGGGATTGCATATTACGGAATTTCGCAGTTTGGACAAAGAAAAACACCGCAACCTACAACAACAGTTCCCACTGTTAAGAAAGTCACTGCGCTAGGAAGAATTGAACCTGAAGGTGAAGTGATTCGCTTATCTGCACCATTAGCCTTAGATGGCGATCGCATCTCTCAAATTCTCGTGCAAGAAGGCGATAGAGTGCAAGCGGGACAAGTTGTAGCAATCTTAGATTCTAGAAATCGCCTGCAAGATGCACTGCAACAAGCGCAACAACAAGTTAAAGTTACCCAAGCACGACTTGCGCAAGTTAAAGCTGGTGCAAAACAAGGTGAGATTCAAGCCCAGCAAGCAACAATTACGCGACTCGAAGCTGAACTTGCGGGTGAAATTGCTTCCCAAAATGCGGCGATCGCGCGCAGGCGATCGGAAGTACGTAACGCTAATGCTGAGTATAATCGCTTTCAACAGTTGTATCAACAAGGTGCAGTTGCCGCATCAAGTTTAGATAGCAAACGTCTAGTTGCTGAGACTGCGCAAGCGCAACTTGACGAAGCACAACAAACGCAAAGTAAAACAATTGAATCACTGCAAGCGCAACTTCAAGAAGCCCGCGCTACCTTAAATCAAATCTCGGAAGTTCGCCCAGTTGATATCCAAGCCGCCCAAAGTGAAGTTGAAGAAGCAATTATAGCAGTTAACCGCGCCCGCACTGATTTAGCCCAAGCCTACATCAAAGCACCAAAATCAGGACAAATTCTCAAAATTCACTCGCGAGTTGGCGAGAAAATTAGCGATTTGGGAATTGCCGATTTAGCGCAAACAGATACCATGTTAGTGATAGCAGAAATATACCAAACTGACATCAATAAAGTCAAGCGAGGACAAACCGCAACCGTAACCGGCGAAGCAATTAACGGCGAATTGCAAGGAGTTGTATCGCACGTAGGTTTACAAGTCGATCGCCAAAACGTTTTCAGCAATCAACCAGGCGAAAACCTCGACCGCCGCGTTGTTGAAGTCAAAATTCGCTTAAATCCTACAGATAGTCAACGAGTCGCAGGTTTAACCAACTTACAAGTACAAACAGCAATTGATCTTTAG
- the devC gene encoding ABC transporter permease DevC: MLPKWLRRTPLAWRQLLKEKTRLLVALAGIGFADMLIFVQLGLLDSLFDSATKSHQNLQADLVLINPQFQTLFYVKNFPRERLLQTLSYDGVASVRSLYVDTAQWRSPETLMNRGILVWGIDPANPAFDFPEVNPYLDQLKQLDRVLFDRASRPEYGPIADLLQQGTLTAQVNDQTVQTIGLFTLGASFGADGNIITSDSTFLKLFPQRQPNQINVGLIQLQPGVDPQTVQAQLQAGLPDDVNVLTPEEFAQIEINYWESGGIGFIFGMGVVVGFIVGIVIVYQILYSDVSDHLPEYATLKAMGYSDRYLLTVLMQEALLLAFLGFIPGFLLSVGLYQITYMATLLPIAMKLERAAFVLLLTIIMCGVSGAIAMRKLQSADPADVF; the protein is encoded by the coding sequence ATGCTTCCCAAATGGCTGCGCCGTACACCCTTAGCATGGCGACAACTCCTTAAAGAAAAAACTCGCCTACTAGTAGCATTAGCTGGAATAGGCTTTGCAGATATGCTGATCTTCGTACAGCTGGGATTACTCGATTCACTATTCGATTCTGCAACAAAATCGCATCAAAACCTACAAGCAGATCTTGTCTTAATCAATCCCCAGTTTCAAACGTTATTTTACGTCAAAAACTTTCCTAGAGAGCGATTACTCCAAACCTTATCCTACGACGGAGTTGCGTCAGTGCGTTCTTTGTATGTCGATACCGCGCAGTGGCGTAGCCCAGAAACGTTAATGAATCGAGGTATTTTAGTCTGGGGTATCGATCCAGCAAATCCAGCGTTTGATTTTCCCGAAGTTAACCCTTATCTAGACCAGTTAAAACAACTCGATCGCGTTCTCTTCGATCGCGCATCGCGTCCTGAGTATGGACCAATTGCAGATTTACTGCAACAAGGAACCCTCACCGCACAAGTGAACGATCAAACTGTTCAAACTATAGGCTTATTCACGCTAGGTGCGTCTTTTGGTGCAGATGGCAATATTATCACCAGTGATTCGACTTTCTTAAAGCTATTTCCCCAACGCCAACCAAATCAAATCAATGTCGGGTTGATTCAGCTACAACCTGGAGTCGATCCACAAACTGTACAAGCCCAACTGCAAGCAGGATTACCTGATGATGTTAACGTACTCACACCAGAAGAATTTGCGCAAATTGAAATTAACTACTGGGAAAGTGGCGGTATCGGCTTTATTTTTGGGATGGGTGTAGTCGTCGGGTTTATTGTTGGGATTGTGATTGTTTACCAAATTCTGTATTCCGACGTTTCCGACCACTTACCAGAGTACGCGACATTAAAAGCGATGGGATACAGCGATCGCTACTTACTCACTGTATTAATGCAAGAAGCTTTACTTTTAGCTTTTCTAGGTTTTATTCCTGGTTTCCTCTTATCGGTAGGACTTTATCAAATCACATACATGGCGACGTTGCTACCAATTGCAATGAAGCTAGAACGCGCCGCCTTTGTGTTACTACTCACAATTATTATGTGCGGTGTTTCCGGTGCGATCGCCATGCGTAAACTCCAATCCGCCGATCCTGCTGACGTGTTTTAG
- a CDS encoding 5'-methylthioadenosine/S-adenosylhomocysteine nucleosidase codes for MKNCANFVFRLRWFCLLVGLLLSAALPHKINATPIQGRCNARTDRKPRYALISAFSGEADRFISEMRRNDGENRYEGCVVINGHRYSKGRLRGKDVVVVLTNISLVNATMVTQLTLDKFRISNIIFSGIAGGVGGVGANDDDPDTPNETPIGSVIIPQRWGFHQEMYFNNSSETVPCAAIPGLQLNHVLQDPMEEAATCNFLFGNAPQPGQANQESLFQPDAKNAFLRDTNVSSDNTPQYYLDRNNLQQLRQVPFPGIPANPENQELKFWFLVDKRMYKTARELDVELLDCPQVDRTGRCTTTPLVPAPQLIVGQNGLSGSTFVDNEQYRRFVANTLNFDENGDRNENTDVLVLDMETTASAMVAYSNNVPFIAVRSVSDLAGGDESAAAQLNTFFAIAAENQARVVLALLDAL; via the coding sequence GTGAAAAATTGCGCAAACTTCGTTTTTCGCCTGCGTTGGTTTTGTCTGTTAGTAGGGCTTCTTTTGAGTGCGGCGCTACCCCATAAAATAAATGCTACGCCAATTCAAGGAAGATGTAATGCCAGAACTGATAGAAAACCCAGATATGCTTTAATCTCTGCTTTTTCTGGCGAAGCCGATCGCTTTATTAGTGAAATGCGTCGCAACGATGGTGAAAACCGCTACGAAGGCTGTGTTGTTATCAACGGTCATCGCTATAGCAAAGGAAGATTGCGCGGTAAAGACGTCGTTGTCGTCTTAACAAACATCAGCTTAGTTAATGCGACAATGGTAACGCAACTCACCCTCGATAAATTTAGAATTAGCAATATCATCTTTAGCGGAATTGCGGGTGGTGTCGGTGGTGTGGGTGCAAACGATGACGATCCTGATACGCCAAATGAAACACCAATTGGCTCAGTCATTATTCCCCAACGCTGGGGTTTCCATCAAGAGATGTATTTTAATAACTCTTCTGAAACGGTACCATGCGCAGCCATCCCAGGACTCCAGCTAAATCACGTCTTACAAGATCCGATGGAAGAAGCCGCAACGTGCAACTTTTTGTTTGGAAACGCACCACAACCAGGTCAAGCTAATCAAGAATCCCTCTTTCAACCGGATGCTAAAAATGCCTTTCTCCGCGACACTAATGTGAGTTCTGACAATACTCCGCAATACTATTTAGACAGAAATAATTTACAGCAACTGCGCCAAGTTCCCTTTCCTGGGATACCAGCAAACCCAGAGAATCAAGAATTGAAATTCTGGTTTCTCGTTGATAAGCGGATGTATAAAACAGCGCGCGAACTTGATGTCGAGTTGCTAGATTGTCCGCAAGTCGATCGCACTGGTAGATGTACCACAACTCCTCTTGTTCCTGCACCACAGTTGATCGTCGGTCAAAATGGATTGTCAGGTTCGACGTTTGTTGATAATGAACAGTATCGGCGGTTTGTTGCCAATACGCTGAATTTTGACGAAAACGGCGATCGCAACGAAAATACCGATGTTTTGGTCCTCGATATGGAAACAACAGCCTCGGCGATGGTGGCGTATTCTAATAATGTACCCTTTATTGCCGTTCGCAGTGTTTCAGATTTAGCTGGTGGAGATGAATCAGCAGCAGCACAACTTAATACTTTCTTTGCTATCGCTGCTGAAAATCAAGCACGAGTCGTTTTAGCGTTACTCGACGCGTTGTAG
- a CDS encoding ABC transporter substrate-binding protein, with product MIKRLSSLISIAASLALLASCASPGANTSANNPTNSTVSPAANTNTNTNLRNVSVQLAFLFQSLDAPLILAINNGYFAAEGLNVTYERGFGNVDTISKLGTGTFDIAFSDIYNTLEFNDKNPNDKIIAVAVPINKAPFAVLTLDDAIASPQDLAGKTLGAPAGDGPRKLFPLFAKETGVDPNSVTWTTMEPRLRETFLLQGKVDAISAFSTSALPSLLKGGKSRDDITVFYYNDFGLDFYGNAILAKESFVRQNPDVIRGFVRAYLRGMQDMLRDPNAALDAVIAADQSKLMDREAEKIRLQVALEDLIITPEAEALGLGAVDPQRLQTTITQTVEGFGLSSQPTVADIFTDEFLPPKEERALPPQNERQPLS from the coding sequence GTGATTAAACGTCTTTCTAGCTTGATTTCGATTGCTGCATCTCTAGCATTGCTTGCTAGTTGTGCTTCTCCTGGGGCTAATACTTCTGCAAATAATCCTACGAATTCTACTGTCAGCCCTGCGGCAAATACAAATACAAACACAAACCTGAGAAATGTCAGTGTCCAGTTAGCTTTTTTATTTCAAAGTTTAGATGCTCCGCTGATTTTAGCGATTAATAATGGATATTTTGCCGCCGAAGGACTGAATGTTACATACGAACGAGGCTTTGGCAACGTAGATACAATTAGTAAACTAGGTACGGGAACGTTTGATATTGCTTTTAGCGATATTTACAACACGCTAGAATTTAACGATAAAAATCCTAACGATAAAATCATTGCGGTTGCTGTACCGATTAATAAAGCACCGTTTGCGGTTCTTACCTTGGATGACGCGATCGCATCACCACAAGATTTAGCAGGTAAAACCCTCGGCGCACCCGCAGGCGATGGTCCACGTAAACTCTTTCCGCTATTTGCCAAAGAAACGGGCGTCGATCCCAACTCGGTAACGTGGACAACGATGGAACCAAGACTCCGCGAAACGTTTCTCCTGCAAGGTAAAGTTGATGCTATTAGTGCGTTTTCAACGTCAGCTTTACCATCATTACTCAAAGGCGGAAAAAGCCGCGACGATATCACAGTTTTTTACTACAACGACTTTGGTCTAGATTTCTACGGCAACGCCATCTTAGCAAAAGAAAGTTTTGTCCGACAGAATCCCGACGTGATTCGCGGTTTTGTAAGAGCCTATCTCAGAGGAATGCAAGATATGCTAAGAGATCCTAACGCAGCGTTGGATGCAGTGATTGCTGCCGATCAAAGTAAGCTAATGGATCGCGAAGCTGAAAAAATACGCCTACAAGTCGCACTTGAGGACTTGATTATTACTCCCGAAGCAGAAGCGCTGGGTTTAGGTGCGGTCGATCCCCAACGGTTACAAACGACAATTACACAAACCGTCGAAGGTTTTGGGTTAAGCAGTCAACCAACCGTTGCAGATATCTTTACCGATGAGTTTTTACCACCCAAAGAAGAACGTGCTTTACCACCACAAAATGAGCGTCAGCCGTTGTCTTAA
- a CDS encoding N-acetyltransferase, with the protein MSIQVVKLKRSQIDAASEVLAQAFNNDPMSNYFALADEPAKRDLINWLAKTTLRYSLRYNHIYTTQDDIKGIAVWLPPGKYPFNHLRLLLSGLYRIPPKLRFDRFGQLIAFYSKIEEYHQQDLPEKHWYLNMLGVAPAYQSQGVGSLLLQPILKQADREQLPCYLETFTERGARFYQRQGFKVLRSGTFAEINIPYWTLNREPQ; encoded by the coding sequence ATGAGTATACAAGTAGTAAAGTTAAAGCGATCGCAAATTGATGCAGCAAGTGAAGTTCTAGCACAAGCATTTAACAACGATCCGATGTCCAATTATTTTGCGTTAGCAGACGAACCCGCAAAACGCGATCTTATAAACTGGCTTGCAAAGACAACCTTACGTTATAGCTTGCGTTACAACCACATCTACACAACGCAAGACGATATAAAAGGAATTGCAGTATGGCTACCACCAGGAAAATACCCATTTAATCATTTACGATTACTTCTATCTGGATTGTATAGAATTCCACCCAAACTACGGTTCGACAGATTCGGACAACTCATCGCCTTCTACTCCAAGATTGAAGAATACCACCAACAAGACCTACCAGAAAAACATTGGTATCTAAATATGCTAGGAGTTGCACCAGCGTATCAGAGTCAAGGAGTTGGTAGTCTACTCCTACAACCAATTCTTAAACAAGCAGATCGCGAACAACTCCCTTGCTATCTCGAAACCTTCACTGAAAGAGGCGCACGCTTCTACCAAAGACAAGGGTTTAAAGTACTGCGATCGGGTACATTCGCTGAAATAAACATTCCATACTGGACACTCAATAGAGAACCACAATAG
- a CDS encoding TetR/AcrR family transcriptional regulator: MPKIVDRDQYRKELLTKCFDLFATKGYGAVTMRQIAKEIGVSTGTLYHYFPSKQALFWQLYDELNERDTASMNAVLNNTHTLEERITAIFDYTAQNEDYFFKQFLITSDFYQQQDREEILANETLKRNYKSNREFVVKALGTDDPAVVNFAMCLATGVIVVRLFEGDVVAYDQQAQLLNKMLTLYLQEASRKSW; the protein is encoded by the coding sequence ATGCCTAAGATTGTTGATCGTGACCAATACCGTAAAGAGTTACTGACAAAATGCTTTGATTTATTTGCTACCAAGGGCTATGGTGCTGTAACCATGCGCCAAATTGCCAAAGAAATAGGTGTATCCACCGGAACGCTGTATCACTACTTTCCTAGTAAGCAAGCTTTGTTTTGGCAGCTATATGACGAATTAAATGAACGAGATACAGCAAGTATGAACGCTGTCTTGAATAATACTCATACTTTGGAGGAGCGCATTACAGCAATTTTTGACTACACCGCCCAAAATGAAGATTATTTCTTCAAGCAATTTCTGATTACGAGTGATTTTTATCAACAACAAGATCGCGAGGAAATTTTGGCAAACGAAACCCTCAAGCGCAACTACAAGTCAAATCGAGAGTTTGTTGTCAAAGCGTTAGGAACTGACGATCCGGCTGTGGTTAACTTTGCCATGTGTTTAGCAACAGGAGTTATTGTAGTGCGGTTATTTGAAGGCGATGTTGTTGCGTACGATCAGCAAGCACAATTGTTGAACAAGATGCTGACGCTTTATTTGCAAGAAGCATCTCGTAAAAGTTGGTAA